CCATCCGTGACGCGGACGCTCTCGTGCTCGTCACCGAATGGGATGAATACCGTCGTCAGCTGCCTCCCGAGCACGCGTCGTCGCTCACGGACGGCCGCGTCGTCGTCGACGGGCGCAACGGGCTCGATGCGGCCGCGTGGCGCGCTGCAGGGTGGGCGTACTACGGGATGGGGCGGCCTTAGTGATGCTGCGCTGCTCTCCGTCCTGATTGAAACTCTCGACCTCACCCCGAAAGAGGAGAAACGTGCGCGGAATAGTTCTCGCTGGTGGCTCGGGCTCTCGTCTTTGGCCTATTACCAAAGGTGTGTCGAAGCAGCTGGTTCCGGTGTATGACAAGCCGATGGTGTATTACCCGTTGTCGACGTTGATGTTGGCGGGCATTCGGGACATTTTGGTGATCACGACGCCGCATGATGCGGAGCATTTTGTGCGGTTGTTGGGTGATGGGTCGCAGTTCGGGATCAGCCTCACGTATCAGGTGCAGGCGTCGCCGGATGGGTTGGCGCAGGCGTTCACGTTGGGTGCGGATCACATCGGCTCCGACAAGGTGGCGCTCGTGCTGGGTGACAACCTTCTCTACGGGCCGGGGGTGGGGTCGCAGTTGCAACGCTTCGCGGATGTGGATGGTGGGGCGGTGTTCGCGTACTGGGTCGCGGAGCCGGAGGCATACGGTGTCGTCGAGTTCGATGAGGCGGGTCGTGCGGTGTCGTTGGAGGAGAAGCCGGCGGTTCCGAAGTCGAACTATGCGGTTCCCGGTCTCTACTTCTACGACAACGATGTGGTGGAGATCGCGCGGAACCTGCAGCCCAGCCCGCGTGGTGAGTATGAGATCACGGATGTGAACCGGGCGTACCTGGAGGAGGGGAAGCTCCAGGTGGAGGTGTTGCCGCGGGGGACTGCCTGGTTGGATACGGGGACGTTTGATCAGATGCTCGATGCGGGTGAGTATGTGCGGACGATGGAGCGGCGCACGGGCATGAAGATCGGTGTGCCGGAGGAGGTTGCGTGGCGGCAGGGGTTCTTGTCGGATGCGGAGCTTGAGGCGCGTGCGGCGGGGTTGGTGAAGTCGGGGTACGGGACGTACCTGTTGGAACAGTTGAAGAGAGGCCGTTGATGGCACGCAAACTCCTGGTGACCGGTGGTGCCGGTTTCATCGGTTCGAACTTCGTTCACCACGTCCTCTCTCACACCGACGACCACGTCACTGTGCTGGACAAGCTGACCTACGCGGGCAACCTGGCCTCCCTGGAGGGGTTGCCGGCGGACCGGTTCTCTTTCGTGGAGGGTGATATCGCCGATGCGGAGTTGGTGGATGGCTTGTTCGCGGGGGTGGATGCGGTGGTGCATTATGCGGCGGAGTCGCATAACGACAACAGTCTGAGTGATCCGCGTCCGTTCTTGGATACGAACATCATCGGCACGTACACGTTGCTGGAGGCGGCGCGGAAGCACGGGAGAAGGTTGCATCACATCTCGACCGATGAGGTGTACGGGGATCTGGAGTTGGATGATCCGGAACGGTTCACGGAGAACACCCCCTACAACCCGTCGTCGCCGTATTCGTCGACGAAGGCGGGTTCGGATCTTCTGGTGCGCGCGTGGGTGCGTTCGTTCGGGGTGCAGGCGACGATTTCGAACTGTTCGAACAATTACGGTCCGTATCAGCATGTGGAGAAGTTCATTCCGCGTCAGATCACGAACGTGATTCGTGGGATTCGTCCGAAGCTGTACGGGGCGGGGGAGAACGTGCGGGATTGGATCCACGCCGATGATCACTCCAGTGCGGTGCTTACGATTTTGGAGAAGGGTGTCATCGGGGAGACGTATCTGATTGGTGCGGATGGGGAGAAGGACAACAAGACCGTTGTTGAGTTGATCCTCACTCTGATGGGTCAGCCTGCGGATGCGTACGATCATGTGACCGACCGTGCCGGCCATGACCTCAGGTATGCGATCGATTCGACGAAGCTGCGCACCGAGCTGGGTTGGGCTCCGCAGTACCGGGATTTCGAGGCGGGTCTTGCCGCGACGATCGACTGGTATCAGCGGAACGAATCCTGGTGGGCGCTGGCGAAGGATGGCGTCGAAGCGTTCTACGCCAGCAAGGGGCAGTGACGCGGTGACCGAGTACGGGAAGCAGCTCACGGTCACCGACACCCCGATCCCGGGCCTGGTGGTGTTCGATCTGCCGGTGCATGGGGATGCGCGGGGCTGGTTCAAGGAGAACTGGCAGCGGGAGAAGATGACCGCACTGGGCCTACCCGATTTCGGGCCGGTGCAGAACAACATCTCCTTCAACGACGCCGTCGGCACCACCCGCGGCATCCACGCCGAACCCTGGGACAAGTGGGTCTCCGTCGCGACCGGGCGCATCTTCGGCGCCTGGGTGGACCTGCGCGAAGGCCCCACCTTCGGTGCGGTGTACACGACCGAGCTGGACCCGTCGAAAGCGATCTTCGTTCCCCGCGGCGTCGGCAACTCTTACCAAACCCTCGAAGCGGACACCGCGTACACGTACCTCGTCAACGATCACTGGTCACCGACCGCGGAGTACTCCTTCCTCAACCTCGCCGACGAAACCGCCGGAATCGACTGGCCCATCCCCCTGGACCAGGTGGAGATCAGTGAGAAGGACAAGAACCACCCCCGCCTCGCACAGGTGACACCGATCCCTCCGAAGAAGATCCTCATCATCGGCGCGAACGGGCAGCTCGGCAAAGCCCTCCGCGCCCAGTACGGTGACGCCGCGCACGTGGAGTACACCGACCGGAGCTCCCTGGACATCACCGCCCCCGACCTGGAGAGCGCACGCCGCTGGCGGGACTACAGCGTCATCATCAACGCCGCCGCGCACACCAAGGTCGATGCCGCCGAAACCGACGAAGGACGCCGCGACGCATGGGCCGCGAACGTCACCGCCATCACCCACCTTGCCCGCATCGCGACCACCAACAACATCACCCTCGTGCACGTCTCCAGCGACTACGTCTTCGACGGCACCAAGAACACCCCCTACACCGAGGATGACCCGCTCTCACCCCTCGGCGTCTACGGGCAAACCAAAGCCGCCGGCGACCAGATCATCGCCACCGTCCCGAAGCATTACATCATCCGCACCAGCTGGGTCATCGGCGACGGCAACAACTTCGTGCGCACCATGGCCACCCTCGCCCAACGCGGCATCAACCCCAACGTCGTCAACGACCAAACCGGACGCCTCACCTTCACCACCGACATCGCCGCCGGCATCCACCACCTCCTGGACACCGGCGCCCCCTACGGCACCTACAACCTCACCAGCAACGGCGAACCCCAAACCTGGGCCGACATCGCCAAACAGGTCTTCGCCCTCACCGGACACGACCCCGACCGCATCACCGGCGTCACCACCGACGACTACTTCGCCGGCGCCACCGCACCCATCGCACCCCGCCCCACCAACAGCACCCTCGACCTCACAAAGATCACGGAAGCCGGATTCTCACCATCTGGGGAACTGCAGAGCTACCTGGGTGCTGAGGCACCCTGAGAGGACTCTCGATTTTTCACGGTACCGCTCCCATTGCCGTGATCACGCGGGTGGGAGTACGTTCTGATCGAGCTGGGGAGAGTCGATGGCGAACGCGCAACCGGGGTGGTATCCCGACCCGAACAAGGCGGACACGGTCCGGTGGTGGGACGGGGCGGCGTGGACCGCGCACGTCGCCGAGAAGACCGGGGCCGCGGCATCCGCAGACACCGCGGTGTCGACGGCGGCGACGCCGAAGGGTCCACGGCGGGGGCTCTCGCGCCGCACGAGCATCATCGTCGGCGCTGCGGCGGTGCTGGGCATCGCGCTCGTCGGGGGAGCGGTCAACGCGGCCACGCTCGCCGCGCGCTCCGCGGCGGAGCAGAACGCTCCGGTCGCGTTCGTCGCGGCGACCGGCACGGCAGCGGCATCCACCCCCACCCGCACGCCCACGCCGACCCACACGCCGGTCGTCACCACCCGCGACGAGGCCGTCACCGAAGCCGTACCGTTCGAGCGCACGTCGGTGGACGACTCCACGATGGCGCAGGGACAGAGCGCGGTCACGACCGCGGGACAGAACGGTGAGCGCACGCGCACCTACCGCGTCACCCTCACCGACGGAAAGGAGACGAAGCGTGAACTCGTCTCCGACACCGTCACCGTGCCGCCCGTCACCGAGGTGACCTCCGTCGGCACGTATGTCGAGCCGGCCGCTCCTCCGCCCGTCGCCGCGCCCGGAGGCTGCGACCCGAACTATGCCGACGCCTGCGTGCCCATCGCCAGCGACGTCGACTGCGCGGGCGGAAAGGGCAACGGTCCCGCCTACTTCGACGGCGTCGCCCGCGTCGTCGGCCGCGACATCTACAAGCTCGACGGCGACGGAGACGGCTGGGCCTGCAACGGCTGACGCGTCGCCCCGGGGGAGACGGCGGTGCGGAAGAAGTCGGGCCACTCGCCACTCATCTCACCCAGGCCAACAACATCGGCCGCATGCGGCTCGAGAGACCGCGCGATCGACCGGACGTCGTTCGGGGTATCGGTCGAGCGCCCCAACGCTCCGCGCAGAAAGGCGCGAAACGACGTGCTGTCGAGCGCGGGCGTCTGCACGTGGCCGCGTGAGTCGCCCGCGGGGCGCGTGCCACTGAACAGTCGCACCTCGGGGTGGCTGTACAGCACGGCGGTCTGAATCCACGACACCTGATCGTGTTCCGCCTTCAATATCCGCGACAGGTGCGCAGCCTGCGCGCGAGCCTGCGCGCGCGGAGACGGGCGCAGATCGACGCTCAGCGGCGTGTTCCTGCCGCTGCGCAGGTGAATCGCGAACGAGGAGGGAAGCTTCAGCGATGCCGAGACCGGCGCGAGCGCGGGATGAAGCGTCGCCGGATCGACATCGTCGAAGACCACACCCCGCCAGTGCTTCGCCTCGACGACCACGATCGTCTGCGCCGTCACGAGCAGATGATCGATCTGCGTGACGAACGGCGCACCTCCTTCGTCGGCGGTGAGGAGAAAGAGGTTCGTTAGCAGCACCCCATCCACCTGAAGCGCCGCCGTCTCGCGGCGGATGAACTCCCGCGATGTCTGCTCCCACTTCATCCCGTGGCTGAGCTGAGCCAGCAGCGCATCGACCTGCTCGCCGCGGAGGATGCGCTCCGCCTCGAGCGCGTTCACGCTCATCGCCTCCTGCTGCTGGAGACGCGCACGGACGGCCGCCGCGGACGCCTCGTGAGCGGCGAGCTCCGCCCGGTGAGCGCGCTCGGCATCTTCCAGCCGACGCCGCAGACGCGACCGAATGGCGACGGCCGCGCCGGTTGCGGCTGCCACAGCGGTGAGGGCGACGATGAGCAGGACGACGGTCAGCGGCGTCTCTGCGGGTGCGGTGGCGGCGGATGCGGCGAGTGCGGTGTTCATTCTCTCCCTGACGGATCGTGCGGTGGCGCGCGCGAGCGCCTCCTCGGGCGCCCCGTTCACACAGAGAGATGTCGCGCGCGTCGGTTCATGACGCGACATCGGTGGCGTCGATGTCATTCTCATCATTCGAACAAATGTCCGAGGGTGTCGCTACCCTTGAGGCATGGAAGAGACCACGCCGATGAGCGAAGACAGCGACCAGCTGTCCGTGCTCGCGACTCTGGTCGCCGAGACCGAGACGGTGCTGGCAGAGGTCTCGGCGGCCCAGGTGGCTGAGGTGCGGCTGCTCGCGCGGGCCGGCCAACTCGCCGAGCGTCAGGCCGCCACCCAGCGGGGCTCGGTGCGCGTGCACGACATGGCCCTGCGTTCGATCGCCGCCGAGCTCGGCGGTGTCATGCGGGTGACCGACCGCACGGTGCAGCAGCGCATCGGAGAGGCGCGCGAACTCGTCGAGAGCTACCCTGCCACCCTTGAGGCGTGGGAGGCCGGGCGCCTCACCCGCGCCCACGTGCGCGTGATCCTGGATGCCGGGGCGTGCGTGCCTGCCGATCGCAAGGCCCCGTTCGAGGCGGAGGCGATTCGGCTGTGCGCCGCCGACACCCCCAACCGGGTGCGTTCCGCGGTCGAGATCCTCGCCGAACGCTGCGCCGAGCGCTCGTTCACCGAACGGCACGCGGAGGCGAGCCGCGGCCGACGGGTGCGTGTGGTGCCGGGCGCCCAGGGCATGTCCGACCTCATCGCGACGGTTCCGACCGTCATCGCGGAAGGGGTCATGGACCGCCTCACGCAGCAGGCGACGGTCATCATCGATGCGCGCACTCCCGACGACGACCCGCGCACCACCGATCAGGTGCGTGCCGACGTGCTCAGCGACCTGCTGCTGACGGGCGCGCCGGCGCTCGATCCGACCGCGTACGGCGACGGGCCGGGAACGCTCGGTGCGATCCGCGCCCAGGTGCAGGTCATCGTGCCCGCCCTCACCCTCCTCGGCGCCGACGAGGGACCCGTCGACCTGGTCGGGCGCGCACCCATCGACGCCGCCACCGCGCGGTGCCTCGCTGCCGAGACCCACTCGCTCGCGCGCGTGCTCACGGATCCCGTCGACGGCACCGTCATCGCGGTCGACCGGTACCGCACCGCCGTACCGCAGCGGCGATTCCTGCGCGCCCGCGACCAGCACTGCCGTTTTCCCGGATGCCGCCGCGCGGCCATCCGCTGCGAGATCGACCACACCATCGACCATGCCCGGGGTGGACCCACCGCGCTGTGGAACCTGGCCCACCTGTGCCAGCGGCACCATTCGATGAAGCAGTTCACCGCGTGGAGGGTGCGACAACATCCCGGCGGCGTTCTGGAATGGACATCTCCGACCGGCCGCCTCTACCGCGAAGACGCACCCGTGCCGCCGGTCGCGTTCGTCATGAGTCCTGCGCCACCGCCGGTACCCACCGACACCGCACCGCCGTTCTGATCCGCACGCTGGCCGTCCGGCATGCCGTGCACCGGCGCGCGGTCGTTAGAACCGCGGCGCGGCGGCGTCACGACAGCGGTGCGGCGCCCTCCGACAGGGTCGACGCCGTCACGCCCGGAACGTCCTCGAGTGCGTAGTACACCGGCAGGCCGCGCGCCTCGGCGATCGCGACGTCCTGATCCGCACCGCGCGACGCTCCCGGCAGGCGCAGCACCGCATCGCAGCGCTGGAGCAGGCGCTCCGCCGTCGGGTACATCACCTCCGCGGCCAGCGGGTCGGTCGGGCCCGTCGCCCCCGCGCTGTCGAGCACCGGCAGCGCCACCCATTCGCCGATCATCGGCAGATGACCGGCTCGAAACAGCGGCCACGCCGCCGTCTCGAGCCGTTTCAGGTTCTTCGCCATCAGCGCGGGGTCACCATCGGTGCCGGACGCGTAGGGGCCGGCGATCAAGATCATCAACGACGTACTCATGTCGGCTACACTAAGACACAACGTGCAAAAACAAGAAAGAACGTGAATGCTCGCCGCTGCCCGCAAAGACCTCCTGCTCGACCGCCTCCGCCGCGATGGGCGCATCGTCGCGAAAGAGATCGCCGCCGAACTCGGCCTCTCCGAAGACAGCATTCGTCGCGATCTGCGCGACCTCGATGCCGCCGGCCTCGCCGTGCGCGTCTACGGCGGCGCCCTGCCCGCCTCGCCCGCCGTCGTCGACTACGCCTCCCGCACCGCCGTCGCCCCCGACAGCAAGCGCCGCGTCGCCGCCGTCGCGGCATCCCTCATCGAACCCGGCGCCACCGTCATCCTCGACGGCGGCACGACCAGCCTCGCCCTCGTCGACGCGCTCCCGCGCACCCAGCCCGGCACGGTCATCACCCACAGCCCCACCATCGCCGCCGCCCTCCTCGACCACGTCGTCGACGTCTTCCTCATCGGCGGCCAGCTGTTCAAGCACTCCGCCGTGGCCTGCGGAGCCGCCGCCGTCGAAGCGGCCAGCCGCATCAGCGCCGACCTCTTCTTCGTGGGCGTCACCGGCATCCATCCCACCGCCGGACTCACCACCGGCGATGCCGACGAAGCTGCCATGAAACGCGCGCTCGCCGCCCGCGCCGCCGACACCTATGTGCTCGGCAGCGACGAGAAGATCGGCACCGCCTCTCGGTACGAGGTGCTCGCTCTCGACGCCGTCACCGCGATCATCGCCGACGTCGCCGAAGCCGACCCGACCGCACGCGCACTCGCCGCGCGCGGCGTGACCCTGCTGCACGCACGCTGACTCAGACGGCGATCATCACCAGACTCGCGATCGTGCCGACCGGGTGGTCGGGCCGCACCGACAGCGTTGCCTGATTCGCCCGCACGGCATGGCGCGGCGCGAACGCCGGATCTCGCGTCGCCGTGCGGTGACCGGCAGCGCCCATGAGGTGCGCCAGCTGTCGCCGTCGCTCCTCGTCCGTCGTGTGCCGCCCGTCGTCGGCCACCGACACCGTCGTGCGGTGATGATCGCGATGTGCTCGCACCACGATCCGGCCCGCCGTACGGCAATGGCCGATCGCATACGACAACAGGTCGGCGAGCACCTGACGCAGCTGCGTCTGCTCGAACCGCACGCTGCCGCAGCCCTCATCGATCACCTGCAGCGTCACCCCTCGGGCCCCTGCAACGCCCAGGAACACGGCGCATACGTCCGAGAGGGCCGCCGACACCTCGGTGGCGGGTATCGACCGCGCGACGTCCTCACGAGCCGTGCGGAACAGATCGTCCACCACGTCGACCAGCTGTTCCGTCGCCCGACTCAGCCGCCCGCCGATCTCACCAGCCGGGGAGTGCGATTCGAGCAGCTCGGCATAGCCGGCCACCGTCGTCAGGTGACCGCGCAGGCGGTGCGCCGCATCGCGCAGGAAGTCGTCACGGATCCGCGACGCCTCGAACACCGTCGTCATATCGCGCGCCACGATCACCGCGCCCCGCCGGGCGCCGCGCTGATCTCGGAACGGGCGGGCGGTGATCGACATCGCGCGCTGCTCGGCCCCTTCGCCCACCCACGTCGTATACGGAATCGCGTTGCCCGTCGACGCCACGTGGTGCAGGAGCTGCGGCCCCACCGCGATCGGCGTGGTCCGGTCGGCGTGGAAGAGGCGCAGGTCGCGGTACTCCGCGCCGGCGCTCAGGGTCTCGGGCAGCCCGGCCCGTGCGAACGCGTCGCGTGCCGGGCCGTTCAGGCGTAGGGGGATGCCGCGCTCATCGGTCACGATCACCGCTTCGCCGACGATCTCGTTCAGGGCCGACAGCACGAGCGGCCCGTCATCGCAGGCGCGGCGCGAGAGGCGGCCGCGTCCGCGCGCCGTCGATCCCGTTCTCCTCCTCGCCATACTCATGGGTCCTCTTCCGTGCTCGCCACGGTGTGCATCCCCCTCGACGGTTCTAGCAGAGGGCTTCGCTCGGCTCCGAGCGCAGCGGCGGCAGTTGTAGGTGGAATCACCGACGCGTTCTGCGCTGCCGTGCGCGAACTCGCCGTCTTCTTCGTCATTTTCGACGGCGAGCCGCACGAGTGCGTGAAAATGGTCGTCGGCGGGGGCCACTCGACAGGAGAATGCACATGTCACGCCCGTGCCCCCGATCGCTCCGCCTCCACGTGATCCCGCGATCGTGACGGGGCAGCTCCGCATCCTCGACGTCATGGTCGTCGAGGATCAACCGCTCTTCCGCGAGATGCTCGCCGTGCTGTTGGCCGATCAGAACGGCCTGCGCGTCTCCGCCGTCGCCTCCTCGGCGCAGAGCGCCCGCAACACCGACGTCCGCACTCTCGATGTCGCCCTCATCGACCTGCGCCTGCCCGATGGCGACGGCATCCGGCTGGGCCGCGAGCTGCGGCTTCGCCGCCCCGGTCTCGGCATCCTCGTGCTCTCCGCGTCCGACTCGATCAGCACCCTCCTGGAGGTTCCGGGCAGCGAGGCCGCCGGGTGGGGCTTTCTCTCCAAGAACTCCTCGCTGTCGGCATCCGCGCTCGTCTACGCCATCCGCGCCGTCGCCGCCGGGCGCACCGTGCTCGATCCCGCGATCCGCGCTCAACGCGAGATCCGCCGCAACAGCCCGCTCACCCGGCTCAGCCGACGCCAGCGCGAAGTGGTCGCCCTCGTCGCCGAGGGCTTGACCAACGCGGCGATCGCCGACCGGTTGGGCATCTCGCCCCGCTCCGTCGACGCGCACCTCAACGCGGCCTACGGCCTGCTCGGCATTCCGGCCAGTCGTGAGCGCAACCCGCGTGTCGAGGCGGTGCGCAGCTACCTGCAGCACACGACGTCGCCCTGGACCTCGGCGGGATGACCCGGTCGGGCCCCTCGCGCGACGTGCGTGCAGATGCCGTGACCGACCATCGGATCGTCCTGGTCGCGACGGCGGCGGCCACCCTCGCTGTCACGATCTACACCAGCCTGCAGGGCTGCCTGCTCAGCGGATGCCCCGCCGTCCACGGCGGCGGTGTCGGGGTGTGGGCCACGGTGGGCGCGGCCGTGGTCGCACCGGTCGTCATGCTGTCGGCCGTGCACCTGCTCAGGCCCGAGCGCTACGGCTACCTCGCCCGGTGCCTGTCGGT
The sequence above is a segment of the Microbacterium sp. PM5 genome. Coding sequences within it:
- the rfbA gene encoding glucose-1-phosphate thymidylyltransferase RfbA; the protein is MRGIVLAGGSGSRLWPITKGVSKQLVPVYDKPMVYYPLSTLMLAGIRDILVITTPHDAEHFVRLLGDGSQFGISLTYQVQASPDGLAQAFTLGADHIGSDKVALVLGDNLLYGPGVGSQLQRFADVDGGAVFAYWVAEPEAYGVVEFDEAGRAVSLEEKPAVPKSNYAVPGLYFYDNDVVEIARNLQPSPRGEYEITDVNRAYLEEGKLQVEVLPRGTAWLDTGTFDQMLDAGEYVRTMERRTGMKIGVPEEVAWRQGFLSDAELEARAAGLVKSGYGTYLLEQLKRGR
- the rfbB gene encoding dTDP-glucose 4,6-dehydratase, translating into MARKLLVTGGAGFIGSNFVHHVLSHTDDHVTVLDKLTYAGNLASLEGLPADRFSFVEGDIADAELVDGLFAGVDAVVHYAAESHNDNSLSDPRPFLDTNIIGTYTLLEAARKHGRRLHHISTDEVYGDLELDDPERFTENTPYNPSSPYSSTKAGSDLLVRAWVRSFGVQATISNCSNNYGPYQHVEKFIPRQITNVIRGIRPKLYGAGENVRDWIHADDHSSAVLTILEKGVIGETYLIGADGEKDNKTVVELILTLMGQPADAYDHVTDRAGHDLRYAIDSTKLRTELGWAPQYRDFEAGLAATIDWYQRNESWWALAKDGVEAFYASKGQ
- a CDS encoding bifunctional dTDP-4-dehydrorhamnose 3,5-epimerase family protein/NAD(P)-dependent oxidoreductase, with the translated sequence MASKRSTPARGSDAVTEYGKQLTVTDTPIPGLVVFDLPVHGDARGWFKENWQREKMTALGLPDFGPVQNNISFNDAVGTTRGIHAEPWDKWVSVATGRIFGAWVDLREGPTFGAVYTTELDPSKAIFVPRGVGNSYQTLEADTAYTYLVNDHWSPTAEYSFLNLADETAGIDWPIPLDQVEISEKDKNHPRLAQVTPIPPKKILIIGANGQLGKALRAQYGDAAHVEYTDRSSLDITAPDLESARRWRDYSVIINAAAHTKVDAAETDEGRRDAWAANVTAITHLARIATTNNITLVHVSSDYVFDGTKNTPYTEDDPLSPLGVYGQTKAAGDQIIATVPKHYIIRTSWVIGDGNNFVRTMATLAQRGINPNVVNDQTGRLTFTTDIAAGIHHLLDTGAPYGTYNLTSNGEPQTWADIAKQVFALTGHDPDRITGVTTDDYFAGATAPIAPRPTNSTLDLTKITEAGFSPSGELQSYLGAEAP
- a CDS encoding G5 domain-containing protein is translated as MANAQPGWYPDPNKADTVRWWDGAAWTAHVAEKTGAAASADTAVSTAATPKGPRRGLSRRTSIIVGAAAVLGIALVGGAVNAATLAARSAAEQNAPVAFVAATGTAAASTPTRTPTPTHTPVVTTRDEAVTEAVPFERTSVDDSTMAQGQSAVTTAGQNGERTRTYRVTLTDGKETKRELVSDTVTVPPVTEVTSVGTYVEPAAPPPVAAPGGCDPNYADACVPIASDVDCAGGKGNGPAYFDGVARVVGRDIYKLDGDGDGWACNG
- a CDS encoding nuclease-related domain-containing protein, giving the protein MNTALAASAATAPAETPLTVVLLIVALTAVAAATGAAVAIRSRLRRRLEDAERAHRAELAAHEASAAAVRARLQQQEAMSVNALEAERILRGEQVDALLAQLSHGMKWEQTSREFIRRETAALQVDGVLLTNLFLLTADEGGAPFVTQIDHLLVTAQTIVVVEAKHWRGVVFDDVDPATLHPALAPVSASLKLPSSFAIHLRSGRNTPLSVDLRPSPRAQARAQAAHLSRILKAEHDQVSWIQTAVLYSHPEVRLFSGTRPAGDSRGHVQTPALDSTSFRAFLRGALGRSTDTPNDVRSIARSLEPHAADVVGLGEMSGEWPDFFRTAVSPGATRQPLQAQPSPSPSSL
- a CDS encoding HNH endonuclease signature motif containing protein encodes the protein MEETTPMSEDSDQLSVLATLVAETETVLAEVSAAQVAEVRLLARAGQLAERQAATQRGSVRVHDMALRSIAAELGGVMRVTDRTVQQRIGEARELVESYPATLEAWEAGRLTRAHVRVILDAGACVPADRKAPFEAEAIRLCAADTPNRVRSAVEILAERCAERSFTERHAEASRGRRVRVVPGAQGMSDLIATVPTVIAEGVMDRLTQQATVIIDARTPDDDPRTTDQVRADVLSDLLLTGAPALDPTAYGDGPGTLGAIRAQVQVIVPALTLLGADEGPVDLVGRAPIDAATARCLAAETHSLARVLTDPVDGTVIAVDRYRTAVPQRRFLRARDQHCRFPGCRRAAIRCEIDHTIDHARGGPTALWNLAHLCQRHHSMKQFTAWRVRQHPGGVLEWTSPTGRLYREDAPVPPVAFVMSPAPPPVPTDTAPPF
- a CDS encoding DUF4406 domain-containing protein, with amino-acid sequence MSTSLMILIAGPYASGTDGDPALMAKNLKRLETAAWPLFRAGHLPMIGEWVALPVLDSAGATGPTDPLAAEVMYPTAERLLQRCDAVLRLPGASRGADQDVAIAEARGLPVYYALEDVPGVTASTLSEGAAPLS
- a CDS encoding DeoR/GlpR family DNA-binding transcription regulator; protein product: MLAAARKDLLLDRLRRDGRIVAKEIAAELGLSEDSIRRDLRDLDAAGLAVRVYGGALPASPAVVDYASRTAVAPDSKRRVAAVAASLIEPGATVILDGGTTSLALVDALPRTQPGTVITHSPTIAAALLDHVVDVFLIGGQLFKHSAVACGAAAVEAASRISADLFFVGVTGIHPTAGLTTGDADEAAMKRALAARAADTYVLGSDEKIGTASRYEVLALDAVTAIIADVAEADPTARALAARGVTLLHAR
- a CDS encoding HAMP domain-containing sensor histidine kinase yields the protein MSMARRRTGSTARGRGRLSRRACDDGPLVLSALNEIVGEAVIVTDERGIPLRLNGPARDAFARAGLPETLSAGAEYRDLRLFHADRTTPIAVGPQLLHHVASTGNAIPYTTWVGEGAEQRAMSITARPFRDQRGARRGAVIVARDMTTVFEASRIRDDFLRDAAHRLRGHLTTVAGYAELLESHSPAGEIGGRLSRATEQLVDVVDDLFRTAREDVARSIPATEVSAALSDVCAVFLGVAGARGVTLQVIDEGCGSVRFEQTQLRQVLADLLSYAIGHCRTAGRIVVRAHRDHHRTTVSVADDGRHTTDEERRRQLAHLMGAAGHRTATRDPAFAPRHAVRANQATLSVRPDHPVGTIASLVMIAV
- a CDS encoding response regulator transcription factor yields the protein MTGQLRILDVMVVEDQPLFREMLAVLLADQNGLRVSAVASSAQSARNTDVRTLDVALIDLRLPDGDGIRLGRELRLRRPGLGILVLSASDSISTLLEVPGSEAAGWGFLSKNSSLSASALVYAIRAVAAGRTVLDPAIRAQREIRRNSPLTRLSRRQREVVALVAEGLTNAAIADRLGISPRSVDAHLNAAYGLLGIPASRERNPRVEAVRSYLQHTTSPWTSAG